A stretch of the Nicotiana tabacum cultivar K326 chromosome 6, ASM71507v2, whole genome shotgun sequence genome encodes the following:
- the LOC107828471 gene encoding protein DETOXIFICATION 16-like yields MTRERNSEFLLDYPLLSNIEKGSRNPEEHDKWCCDIAEAIEELKKQLELAGPLVLVSFLQYFLQMISIMFVGHLGQLPLSSATLATSFAGVTGFSFMLGLGSALETLCGQAYGAKQYHMLGIHMQRGMLVLVAIGIPISFIWAFAGHIFAFCGQDLELSIHAGLYARWLIPSIFPYGLLQCQLRFLQTQSRVKPLVISTGFTSLIHVFLCWALVFKLGMGNKGAALCNAISYWINVLLLALYIWFASSCTETWTGFSNEGGRNLPSFLSLAIPSALMVCLEQWSYEFLVLMSGLLPNPKLETSMMAISLSTSSLVFRIPFGFGSAVSTRVANELGAGRPKAAKLATRIVLLLAVVEGLVLSGIAVAARNVWGYIYTDEDEVVKYLAAIMPVLALSNFMDGIQGALSGTVRGCGWQKLGALVNLGAYYLVGLPCAVILTFVFHFGGKGLWTGIISGSGLQALILLLITLCTNWELQASSKSNL; encoded by the exons ATGACCAGGGAAAGAAACTCCGAATTTCTTCTTGATTATCCTCTTCTCTCCAATATTGAAAAGGGTTCACGGAATCCTGAAGAACATGACAAGTGGTGTTGTGATATAGCAGAGGCTATTGAAGAGCTaaagaaacaactagaattaGCAGGACCTCTGGTTCTTGTGAGTTTTTTGCAGTACTTTTTGCAGATGatatccatcatgtttgttggtCATCTTGGGCAACTTCCTCTTTCTAGTGCAACTTTAGCCACTTCTTTTGCTGGAGTAACTGGTTTCAGCTTCATG CTAGGATTGGGAAGTGCACTGGAAACATTATGTGGACAAGCTTATGGCGCAAAACAATATCATATGCTTGGGATACACATGCAAAGAGGTATGCTTGTATTGGTGGCAATTGGCATTCCCATATCGTTTATATGGGCATTCGCCGGGCATATATTTGCTTTCTGTGGACAAGATTTGGAACTTTCAATCCATGCCGGATTGTATGCTCGTTGGTTAATTCCCAGCATTTTTCCTTATGGACTCCTTCAATGCCAACTAAGGTTCCTGCAAACACAAAGCAGAGTCAAACCACTTGTGATCAGCACTGGTTTTACAAGTTTAATTCATGTCTTCTTGTGTTGGGCGTTGGTGTTCAAATTGGGAATGGGAAACAAAGGGGCTGCACTCTGTAATGCCATATCTTATTGGATTAATGTGCTGCTTTTGGCCCTTTATATATGGTTTGCATCATCATGTACAGAAACATGGACGGGGTTTTCCAACGAAGGTGGAAGAAATCTTCCCAGTTTTCTATCATTAGCTATCCCTTCAGCACTTATGGTCTG CTTAGAGCAGTGGTCCTATGAGTTTCTGGTGCTTATGTCAGGTCTGCTTCCAAATCCAAAGCTTGAGACATCTATGATGGCCATCAG CCTAAGTACGAGTTCTCTAGTCTTCAGGATTCCCTTTGGATTTGGTAGTGCAGTAAG TACGAGGGTAGCGAATGAGTTGGGGGCAGGGAGACCGAAAGCAGCAAAGTTAGCAACACGCATCGTCTTACTTCTTGCTGTGGTAGAGGGCCTGGTACTGAGTGGAATAGCAGTTGCAGCAAGAAATGTGTGGGGATATATATACACTGACGAAGACGAAGTTGTGAAATATCTGGCTGCAATCATGCCAGTGCTTGCATTATCCAACTTCATGGATGGAATACAAGGTGCTCTTTCAG gtaCTGTAAGAGGATGTGGATGGCAGAAACTTGGTGCACTAGTCAATCTAGGAGCCTATTATCTTGTTGGACTTCCTTGtgcagtcattttaacttttgtCTTCCATTTTGGTGGAAAG GGTCTTTGGACAGGAATTATAAGTGGAAGTGGTCTTCAAGCATTAATTCTTCTACTTATTACCTTATGCACGAATTGGGAGCTTCAAGCAAGTTCAAAATCTAATCTTTAG